Proteins co-encoded in one Planctomicrobium piriforme genomic window:
- a CDS encoding tetratricopeptide repeat protein, with protein sequence MNIIGNRPGWDRPGNGWNQPGWGWGGNGGGWRGNWHNYGVNPRYGWYNGAWGGYWGSNWYSPLVWGGLGWGLGAYTSGWGSGYGYYNPYYASNVPSYAVYNYTQPVAVSTYVQDDPSQSAVINSTPTALDQGLALFKAGDYQKAMTYFDLAIKENPGDAVAHEVRALGLFALGDYQAAAAVLNSLLTSAPGMDWTTMSGLYGNVNDYSVQLRALESYCQAHPTDAAAYFVLAYHYLVTGYKEEAANALKVVVANQPKDVTARRMLDALVPPAAQPPAQSTSPLPTPSALPPLPDPNAPAANGPETDLVGTWRATAGGTTIDLTISEDSKFTWTATQSGQAPIKLTGDLVSSSDAVEFQNAEQGTMAGRVTSKGPDAWQFNLTGAPANDPGLSFARVM encoded by the coding sequence GAACCCGCGTTATGGCTGGTACAACGGCGCCTGGGGCGGTTATTGGGGCAGCAACTGGTATTCACCCCTGGTCTGGGGAGGACTCGGTTGGGGACTGGGCGCTTATACCTCGGGCTGGGGATCTGGATACGGGTATTACAACCCGTATTATGCCAGCAACGTGCCGAGCTATGCGGTGTACAACTACACCCAACCGGTGGCGGTGAGTACCTACGTTCAGGATGACCCGTCGCAGTCGGCTGTGATTAATTCCACTCCGACGGCGCTTGATCAGGGACTGGCCCTGTTCAAGGCCGGGGATTACCAGAAGGCGATGACGTATTTCGATCTCGCCATCAAGGAGAACCCCGGCGATGCCGTGGCGCACGAAGTGCGCGCTCTCGGACTCTTCGCGTTAGGGGATTATCAGGCGGCCGCGGCTGTGCTGAACTCGCTGCTGACGTCGGCTCCAGGCATGGACTGGACGACGATGAGCGGGCTGTACGGGAATGTGAACGATTATTCCGTGCAGTTGCGGGCTCTTGAGTCGTACTGTCAGGCTCATCCGACGGATGCCGCGGCGTACTTCGTGCTGGCCTATCACTACCTGGTGACTGGTTACAAGGAGGAGGCGGCCAACGCGCTGAAAGTCGTGGTGGCCAATCAGCCGAAAGACGTCACGGCGCGGCGGATGCTGGATGCGCTCGTGCCTCCCGCGGCTCAGCCGCCGGCCCAGTCGACAAGTCCCTTGCCGACTCCTTCAGCGCTCCCGCCGCTGCCTGATCCGAACGCTCCGGCGGCCAATGGCCCGGAGACCGATCTGGTCGGCACCTGGCGGGCAACCGCAGGCGGGACGACGATCGACCTGACAATTTCGGAAGACTCGAAGTTCACCTGGACCGCGACGCAGTCGGGACAGGCGCCGATCAAGTTGACCGGCGACCTGGTCAGTTCGAGCGATGCAGTCGAGTTTCAGAATGCGGAGCAGGGGACGATGGCAGGTCGGGTCACTTCGAAAGGGCCTGATGCCTGGCAGTTCAACCTGACTGGCGCTCCGGCCAACGATCCAGGGCTGTCGTTTGCTCGGGTGATGTAA
- the rny gene encoding ribonuclease Y, with protein MSPLLAAVLALLAGLAVGYFIDFIIKGKSHKTAAEILKDAEKKSEDLTRERDLQAKEELLKRREKLDKELDQFRDGVRNQERQLDKRENGLNEIEAGLKKRERMVEQQQQRFAEKGKFIETRERELERLLQEEQDELYKITGLNKQEAESRLLDRVDKQLKNETGALILKHQQELKTEQEKLAREIIGMAVQRYASTHTAETTVSTVDIPSDEMKGRIIGREGRNIRAFEKETGVDVIVDDTPGVVVVSAFDTVRREVAKISLNKLIQDGRIHPARIEEIVKETRKEMDDRIMHLGREAAEEAGVPGLHEKLLYLMGRLNFRVSYSQNVLRHSIEVAHLTGMMAEQLGLDADLARRCGFTHDIGKAADHEAEGGHPAIGADLLKRYGERAEVVHAAFGHHDDIRPEYIYTVLTAASDACSASRPGSRRETLEKYIRRLEELEAIACGFPGVNEVYAVQAGREVRVIVDPKQINDRAAAKMARDIAQAVEENMTYPGEVKVVVMREIRSVGVAK; from the coding sequence ATGTCACCCTTACTTGCTGCGGTGCTGGCACTGCTGGCCGGCCTGGCTGTCGGCTATTTCATCGACTTCATCATCAAGGGGAAGTCGCACAAAACGGCCGCTGAAATCCTGAAGGATGCCGAGAAGAAGTCGGAAGACCTGACTCGCGAGCGCGACCTTCAGGCCAAGGAAGAACTGCTCAAACGCCGCGAAAAGCTCGACAAGGAACTCGACCAGTTCCGCGACGGCGTCCGCAATCAGGAACGCCAGCTCGACAAACGCGAAAACGGCTTGAATGAGATCGAGGCCGGACTCAAGAAGCGCGAACGGATGGTCGAGCAGCAGCAGCAGCGGTTCGCCGAGAAGGGGAAGTTCATCGAGACTCGCGAGCGCGAACTCGAACGCCTGCTGCAGGAAGAGCAGGATGAACTCTATAAGATCACCGGTCTCAACAAGCAGGAAGCCGAATCACGACTGCTCGATCGGGTCGACAAGCAGCTCAAGAACGAAACCGGCGCGCTGATTCTCAAGCATCAGCAGGAACTCAAGACCGAGCAGGAAAAGCTCGCCCGTGAAATCATCGGGATGGCGGTGCAGCGCTACGCCTCGACGCACACGGCGGAAACGACCGTCTCGACCGTTGATATTCCGAGCGACGAAATGAAGGGCCGCATCATCGGCCGCGAAGGCCGCAACATTCGGGCATTCGAAAAAGAGACCGGCGTCGACGTGATCGTGGACGATACGCCCGGCGTGGTGGTGGTCTCCGCCTTCGATACCGTTCGCCGCGAAGTGGCCAAGATCTCGCTGAACAAGCTGATTCAGGACGGCCGGATTCATCCTGCCCGCATTGAAGAGATCGTGAAGGAAACCCGGAAAGAGATGGACGACCGGATCATGCATCTGGGCCGTGAAGCGGCGGAAGAGGCCGGCGTGCCGGGGCTGCATGAGAAGCTGCTGTACCTGATGGGTCGGTTGAACTTCCGCGTCAGCTACAGCCAGAACGTGCTGCGGCACTCGATTGAAGTGGCGCATCTCACAGGCATGATGGCCGAGCAGTTGGGGCTCGATGCCGACCTCGCGCGGCGGTGCGGGTTCACGCACGACATTGGCAAGGCGGCCGACCATGAAGCGGAAGGGGGACACCCCGCCATCGGGGCCGATCTCCTCAAACGCTACGGCGAACGGGCAGAAGTGGTGCATGCCGCGTTCGGTCACCACGACGATATCCGGCCTGAGTACATCTACACGGTACTGACAGCGGCGTCGGATGCTTGTTCGGCTTCGCGGCCAGGTTCACGGCGCGAGACGCTGGAGAAGTACATTCGCCGCCTGGAAGAACTCGAAGCGATCGCCTGCGGCTTCCCCGGCGTGAACGAGGTCTACGCCGTCCAGGCGGGCCGCGAAGTGCGGGTGATCGTCGATCCCAAACAGATCAACGACCGCGCCGCCGCGAAGATGGCCCGCGACATCGCCCAGGCGGTGGAAGAAAACATGACCTACCCCGGCGAGGTGAAGGTGGTGGTGATGCGAGAAATCCGGTCGGTGGGTGTGGCGAAGTAG
- a CDS encoding DUF1559 domain-containing protein, translating to MTRRRLKGFTLIELLVVIAIIAILIALLLPAVQQAREAARRSQCKNNLKQLGLAMHNYHDAYNQFAPGAIYQGRFNQGGAAPQDGRDYTAPNAGWGATWAIFMLPFADQAGLYNQYDFTKLATAQVAGAGQNLQRANLSLMNCPSHPVMNTRLNQNYDGFAKGTYAANATSRHYFATADFTNIASRGPVSAIGQWGANLRDILDGSSNVVLMSEVVKIDNGGDDRGAWAWVSGALFCGRTTPSYDMGVTPATAFSTSVIVTPNSRRYSDSSPYAGNANISANPGTPAYQYNDIDRTDASGGTAARSFHTGGVHATLCDGSVRFIGENIDATTWSNLLSISDGNIIGEF from the coding sequence ATGACTCGTCGTCGCCTCAAGGGCTTTACGCTCATCGAACTTCTGGTGGTCATCGCCATCATCGCGATTCTGATCGCCCTGCTCCTGCCGGCCGTCCAACAGGCCCGCGAAGCGGCCCGCCGCAGTCAGTGCAAAAACAACCTCAAGCAATTGGGGCTGGCCATGCACAACTACCATGACGCTTATAACCAGTTTGCACCCGGCGCCATTTATCAAGGCCGCTTTAATCAGGGGGGTGCAGCACCGCAAGATGGCCGCGACTACACTGCACCAAACGCGGGCTGGGGAGCAACCTGGGCGATCTTCATGCTTCCCTTCGCCGATCAAGCCGGCCTTTACAATCAGTACGATTTCACCAAGCTGGCCACTGCCCAAGTGGCTGGAGCCGGACAGAACTTGCAACGGGCGAACCTTTCTTTGATGAACTGCCCATCACACCCCGTCATGAACACGCGGCTGAATCAGAACTACGATGGATTCGCCAAGGGAACTTATGCAGCTAATGCGACGTCACGGCACTATTTCGCGACCGCGGACTTTACCAACATCGCATCGCGTGGTCCGGTAAGCGCCATTGGGCAATGGGGTGCGAACCTCCGCGACATTCTGGATGGCTCATCGAATGTGGTCCTGATGAGTGAAGTCGTCAAAATCGACAACGGAGGCGATGACCGTGGCGCATGGGCCTGGGTGAGCGGGGCCTTGTTTTGCGGTCGAACCACGCCGAGCTACGACATGGGCGTGACCCCGGCTACGGCCTTCTCGACCAGTGTGATTGTCACTCCCAATTCCCGTCGATATTCGGACTCGTCACCCTACGCAGGCAATGCCAATATCTCTGCCAATCCTGGCACTCCGGCTTATCAATACAATGACATTGACCGGACGGATGCATCGGGCGGAACGGCAGCACGCAGCTTCCATACGGGTGGAGTTCACGCGACGCTTTGTGACGGAAGCGTCCGTTTTATCGGTGAAAACATTGACGCAACCACCTGGTCCAATCTACTCAGTATCTCCGATGGAAATATCATTGGGGAATTCTAG
- a CDS encoding polysaccharide lyase 6 family protein — MPRLHLAHVFCMLTLLQAIPVSAAEVAVANPVELAAALAQAKPGDAVVMQDGPWQDADILFAARGTAPLPITLKAQTPGGVILSGHTRLRFSGEYLVVSGLLFENAWSNEPLVQFRKDREDHATRSCQITNCSFLNCNRPGAGHPIAWVALYGQDHRIDHSRFKGKSTPGPILQVVVGADPNNHVIERNEFSHRPQVSQDEGSTIQIGDENSSHASSHTTLQSNLFDDCNGDGTIIANWSSDNVYRENTFRRCGGSIVLRRGNGCLLSGNFFLGEKARNTGGICVSGSDHQIVNNYFGDLTGSGANSALAILNGSAHVTPLSVPPVSNVLIAFNSFVHCHIPLNVGMAGRPNAGNKVPPQNCTVANNVFLGDGDMLDLNLLQGMQANQFTWIGNMVSRSANVPPLDGFKAVDLRMQSTENGLWRPRSNSPVVDAAVGNSGDVSIDFDGQTRTHHKDVGCDERVDEKITIAPLLSRDVGTDWTAAPRTVAKPQPKPQPDFGILIMPE; from the coding sequence ATGCCGCGATTGCACCTCGCTCATGTCTTCTGCATGCTCACACTGCTGCAGGCCATTCCGGTCTCCGCCGCTGAAGTAGCCGTGGCGAACCCTGTGGAACTCGCTGCGGCCCTCGCGCAGGCCAAGCCCGGCGACGCCGTTGTGATGCAGGATGGCCCCTGGCAGGACGCCGACATTCTCTTCGCTGCCCGTGGTACGGCCCCACTGCCAATCACGCTCAAGGCACAAACGCCTGGCGGCGTCATCCTCTCCGGCCACACCCGACTGCGGTTCTCCGGCGAATACCTCGTCGTCAGCGGGCTGCTGTTCGAGAATGCCTGGTCCAACGAGCCGCTCGTGCAGTTCCGCAAAGACCGTGAAGATCACGCCACGCGTTCCTGTCAGATCACAAACTGCTCATTCCTGAACTGCAATCGCCCCGGTGCAGGTCACCCCATCGCCTGGGTTGCCCTGTATGGACAGGATCACCGTATCGACCACTCCCGGTTCAAGGGGAAGTCGACGCCCGGGCCGATCCTGCAAGTCGTCGTCGGCGCTGATCCCAATAACCATGTCATCGAACGCAACGAGTTCTCACACCGGCCGCAGGTGTCCCAGGACGAAGGCTCGACGATTCAGATCGGTGACGAAAACTCGTCGCATGCCAGTTCCCACACCACGTTGCAATCGAACCTGTTTGATGACTGCAATGGCGACGGCACGATCATCGCCAACTGGTCCTCCGACAACGTCTACCGCGAAAACACGTTTCGCCGCTGCGGAGGCTCGATCGTGCTGCGGCGCGGGAATGGTTGTCTGCTGTCAGGCAACTTCTTTCTCGGCGAGAAAGCCCGTAACACCGGCGGCATCTGCGTCAGCGGGTCGGACCACCAGATTGTCAACAACTACTTCGGCGACCTCACCGGCTCAGGCGCCAACTCGGCCCTCGCGATCCTGAACGGCTCGGCCCATGTCACGCCGCTGAGCGTTCCGCCGGTTTCCAACGTACTGATTGCGTTCAACAGCTTTGTGCATTGCCATATCCCGCTCAACGTCGGCATGGCAGGCCGCCCGAATGCGGGCAACAAAGTGCCGCCCCAGAATTGCACCGTGGCCAACAACGTCTTTCTCGGCGATGGCGACATGCTCGACCTGAACCTGTTGCAGGGAATGCAGGCGAATCAGTTCACCTGGATCGGCAACATGGTGAGCCGCTCCGCCAACGTCCCGCCGCTCGACGGTTTCAAGGCGGTCGACCTGCGGATGCAATCGACCGAAAACGGCCTGTGGCGTCCCCGCTCGAACAGCCCCGTCGTCGACGCCGCCGTCGGCAACTCCGGAGACGTCAGCATCGACTTCGACGGCCAGACTCGCACGCACCACAAAGACGTCGGCTGTGACGAACGGGTCGACGAGAAGATCACGATCGCCCCACTGCTGTCCCGCGATGTCGGCACCGACTGGACCGCCGCTCCTCGGACCGTCGCCAAACCGCAGCCGAAACCGCAACCCGACTTCGGCATTCTGATCATGCCGGAGTGA
- a CDS encoding HEAT repeat domain-containing protein, translating into MKKSLAQLPIRTGFALATLTLSLSGCGGGSTAPAAQSPAVLTVPAAEKAPAIRSASTVDTIQARRARELVSLLTQPGADLPNWEEAHTELLELGPHAVPVLAEKLQHGTDVERELAATTLALVGPSAGDAATALVAALQDSSPFVRANAAAALVQLPDYSRQAIPTLIGLLDADDPQLRQLAAVNLSAVGADASPYVDNLKRTLAQTNPPEVLTPVVELLGRIGAPAEPALPELQKIKFEQPGEVGDAATNAIQLITGGTAAP; encoded by the coding sequence GTGAAGAAATCCCTCGCTCAACTCCCGATTCGCACCGGATTTGCCCTCGCAACCCTGACTCTTTCCCTGTCAGGCTGCGGCGGCGGTTCGACCGCGCCGGCTGCTCAGTCGCCCGCAGTTTTGACCGTTCCAGCTGCCGAGAAGGCGCCGGCGATCCGTTCTGCTTCCACCGTCGACACGATACAGGCCCGTCGCGCCCGTGAACTCGTCTCCCTGCTGACACAGCCGGGAGCGGATCTGCCCAATTGGGAAGAAGCGCACACTGAGTTGCTCGAACTCGGCCCGCACGCTGTTCCGGTCCTGGCGGAGAAACTGCAACACGGCACGGATGTCGAACGCGAGCTCGCCGCCACCACGCTCGCCCTTGTCGGCCCCAGTGCTGGCGATGCTGCGACAGCCCTCGTCGCCGCCCTGCAGGATTCATCCCCATTCGTGCGGGCAAACGCCGCTGCCGCACTCGTCCAGCTACCCGACTATTCCCGTCAGGCGATCCCTACCCTCATCGGCCTGCTCGATGCGGACGACCCTCAACTCCGCCAACTCGCTGCAGTGAACCTCAGCGCCGTCGGCGCGGACGCCAGCCCATACGTCGACAATCTCAAACGAACGCTCGCCCAGACCAACCCGCCTGAGGTGTTGACGCCAGTGGTGGAACTGCTGGGTCGCATCGGCGCCCCGGCGGAACCCGCCCTGCCTGAGTTGCAGAAGATTAAATTCGAGCAGCCTGGCGAAGTCGGCGACGCCGCCACCAACGCCATTCAACTGATTACCGGCGGCACCGCAGCACCCTGA
- a CDS encoding HEAT repeat domain-containing protein — translation MQIPHFRTIVFCLAACLFAQGVQAEDDLSLKVERSAEAVRQEILAAAKLPGGDVVAGLADRPIPVWIERSFLGTNDAYSGEGFRYVVLRVAVANLTSADLELRREKIHLQSATQRVEVGPGKSREYRSVPLEIDWHPNRHPYPQSQLETLRKIKIPQGKSATFWCVFFGLNGIPVIPQMTLQLEFEGGSHADADVNVQQKARLGLTEQRLGPAGCLTAFTVHGQLNRINSEVLAQRILAASEKGSQRFLIEWSADAKPSDDVLFGWLLGTTSPDHDQNPLHLQLPILPSLRQLVLCRLPKDNADVSEWEEDRRNLFPGPTQAAVAALREVYERADTPTILREVRGGHPWSRYAALQVGGSRLGPEAYAPLMELAHGDDPEVRRLAILALGNQPQAEQYLVDLARGKDVDDAALALRGLLATTTPERQTLVNGLLADPQFAVPREQVLRLLMEAYHPAWNAYLIASVHAVEPTVRRTALQVLQQVGHPDLQRFCVAALNDPDATVREAAFLVLVDSEDPATQRAALGYALQQLSAGDVTDACLDLIEDLRESQAAPLLIAQLGNKDAPRLRMIEVIGHIGTDRHCQQVLDQMATLTPDEKVAALGLTIELSLETRLNAAREAAKSDESPVRDAAIEILKQIGNDEAVAILGGMLSTIEDDERTYLCMALGEIGSTQAVRQLRDYRAQAVKAKNFRAIRDVDEGLREWRNGLPGWNFVEAGNLHVVGEDLEEAVKAYSLAILINPELPDAYSSRGNVLLRRNEFKKAGDDFKRAHELDPYDSQAVTGIAIVQAIEGEWQSAVKFVNDQAEQFPQDRFYPYNTACVYARAVENLKKQPSTPELTEQIADLQKSAIEHLKKSIDFGFNQFDWMQKDPDLASIRDLPEFKQLVRNE, via the coding sequence ATGCAGATTCCTCATTTTCGAACGATCGTCTTTTGCCTGGCGGCCTGCCTGTTCGCGCAGGGTGTGCAGGCGGAAGACGACCTTTCTCTAAAGGTCGAACGGAGTGCCGAAGCCGTTCGCCAGGAAATTCTGGCCGCGGCGAAGCTTCCTGGCGGCGATGTCGTCGCCGGTCTGGCCGACCGGCCGATTCCGGTCTGGATCGAACGCAGCTTTCTGGGGACGAACGACGCCTATTCCGGAGAAGGATTTCGTTATGTCGTCTTACGGGTGGCAGTCGCGAACCTGACCTCGGCTGATCTCGAACTGCGACGGGAGAAGATTCATCTGCAGTCCGCGACTCAGAGGGTGGAAGTCGGACCTGGCAAGTCGCGCGAATATCGGAGTGTTCCGCTCGAAATCGATTGGCATCCCAACCGACACCCGTATCCTCAGTCACAACTGGAAACACTGCGGAAGATCAAGATTCCGCAAGGGAAATCGGCTACGTTCTGGTGCGTGTTCTTCGGCTTGAACGGTATCCCGGTGATTCCGCAGATGACTCTGCAACTGGAATTTGAAGGGGGATCGCATGCTGATGCCGATGTGAATGTTCAGCAAAAGGCACGGCTCGGTTTGACGGAACAGCGGCTGGGGCCGGCCGGATGTCTGACGGCGTTCACGGTTCATGGGCAGCTTAATCGCATCAATTCCGAAGTCCTGGCGCAGCGGATTCTGGCGGCCAGCGAGAAGGGGAGTCAGCGGTTTCTCATCGAATGGTCTGCCGATGCGAAGCCGAGCGATGATGTGCTGTTCGGCTGGCTGCTTGGAACGACGTCTCCCGATCACGATCAGAACCCGTTGCACCTGCAGTTGCCGATTCTGCCGTCGTTGCGACAACTCGTGCTCTGCCGATTGCCCAAAGACAACGCCGACGTCTCGGAATGGGAAGAGGATCGCCGCAATCTGTTTCCCGGGCCGACTCAGGCCGCCGTGGCGGCCTTGCGTGAAGTCTATGAGCGGGCTGATACCCCGACGATTCTTCGCGAAGTGCGCGGCGGCCATCCGTGGTCCCGATATGCCGCACTTCAGGTGGGCGGAAGTCGACTCGGTCCGGAGGCCTATGCACCGTTAATGGAACTCGCCCACGGAGATGACCCCGAGGTGCGGCGACTGGCGATTCTGGCTCTCGGAAATCAGCCGCAGGCGGAACAATATCTGGTGGATCTGGCCCGCGGAAAAGATGTCGATGATGCCGCGCTCGCGTTGCGGGGGCTGCTGGCGACGACGACGCCTGAGCGTCAGACGCTGGTCAACGGTCTTTTGGCCGATCCCCAGTTCGCGGTGCCGCGTGAACAGGTCTTGCGGCTGTTGATGGAGGCCTATCACCCCGCCTGGAATGCTTACCTGATCGCCAGCGTGCATGCTGTGGAGCCGACCGTGCGACGGACGGCATTGCAGGTGTTGCAGCAGGTGGGGCACCCCGACCTACAACGGTTTTGTGTGGCCGCGCTGAATGATCCGGATGCAACCGTCCGCGAGGCGGCGTTCCTCGTGTTGGTCGACAGCGAAGATCCGGCGACGCAACGGGCGGCGCTGGGTTATGCCTTGCAGCAACTCTCGGCAGGCGATGTCACCGACGCCTGTCTTGATCTGATAGAAGACTTGAGGGAGTCGCAGGCCGCGCCGTTGCTGATCGCTCAACTCGGAAATAAGGATGCGCCGCGATTGCGAATGATTGAAGTCATCGGACACATCGGGACTGACCGGCATTGCCAGCAGGTACTCGATCAAATGGCCACGTTGACGCCGGACGAGAAAGTTGCCGCGCTGGGGCTGACGATCGAACTCTCGCTGGAAACCCGATTGAATGCCGCCCGTGAGGCGGCGAAGTCGGACGAGAGTCCTGTTCGCGATGCGGCCATCGAGATCCTGAAGCAGATCGGTAACGACGAGGCTGTGGCAATCCTCGGCGGCATGCTGTCGACAATTGAAGATGACGAACGCACCTATCTGTGCATGGCCCTCGGTGAAATCGGTTCCACCCAGGCAGTGCGACAACTGAGGGACTATCGGGCGCAGGCGGTGAAGGCCAAAAACTTCCGCGCGATACGGGATGTGGATGAAGGACTGCGGGAATGGCGCAACGGACTCCCTGGCTGGAACTTTGTCGAAGCCGGGAACCTGCATGTCGTGGGTGAAGATCTCGAAGAAGCGGTGAAAGCCTATTCGCTGGCGATTCTCATCAATCCGGAGCTGCCGGATGCCTACTCGTCTCGCGGCAACGTGTTGCTGCGTCGCAACGAATTCAAGAAGGCGGGCGACGACTTCAAGCGGGCGCACGAACTCGATCCCTACGACAGCCAGGCCGTCACCGGCATTGCGATTGTCCAGGCGATTGAAGGGGAATGGCAGTCGGCTGTGAAGTTTGTGAATGACCAGGCCGAGCAATTTCCCCAGGACCGTTTCTATCCGTACAACACTGCGTGCGTATACGCGAGGGCAGTGGAAAACCTGAAGAAGCAACCATCGACGCCTGAGCTGACTGAACAGATTGCAGACTTGCAGAAGTCGGCGATCGAGCATCTGAAGAAGTCGATCGACTTCGGTTTCAATCAGTTCGACTGGATGCAAAAAGATCCCGATCTGGCATCGATCCGCGACCTGCCGGAATTCAAGCAGTTGGTCCGAAACGAGTGA
- a CDS encoding tRNA modification GTPase — translation MAFCFDDTIAAIASAPGPALRGLIRISGANVREVLERLLGSEFAAASPRKETSELTGACGTDAVQGESNDNSAPHPRPLSPEYRGEGSLKTTSKTARQLSVAIPVADGTLQLPAQLLYWPNRRSFTGEPLAELHLPGSPPLLEEVLARIFLCGARPAERGEFTLRAFLAGRIDLVQAEAVLGVIDAADPKELETALSQLGGGISLKIALAREQLLLHLADLEAGLDFVEEDIEFVSRPALQARLDEALQLVQGLLNQTAARMLSTGRLRVVLAGLPNAGKSTLFNLLLGADAALVSPVAGTTRDYLTGVLNCDGTTCDLVDTAGWETARDGIEEAAALLREDQFDRAQLIVWCTAADLTSEMAALDARLLEQCRAACDNVLQIATKSDLAGESRAQLLSVSAGQGSGIAELRKEIAGRLSTAGSGSEIIGSTAARCEESLRHAWLGIERARGLIDTAAGDELIALELREVLEHLGRIVGQTYTDDILDRIFSRFCIGK, via the coding sequence ATGGCGTTCTGCTTTGACGACACCATCGCCGCAATCGCTTCCGCGCCGGGCCCGGCCCTGCGCGGGCTGATTCGCATCAGCGGGGCCAATGTTCGAGAAGTCCTTGAGCGACTGCTGGGGAGCGAATTCGCAGCGGCGTCGCCTCGGAAGGAAACATCCGAATTAACAGGCGCCTGCGGAACAGACGCTGTTCAGGGCGAGTCGAATGACAATTCGGCCCCTCACCCCCGGCCCCTCTCCCCTGAGTACAGGGGCGAGGGGAGTTTGAAGACGACCTCAAAAACGGCCAGGCAGTTATCCGTCGCGATTCCTGTCGCCGATGGGACTTTGCAGTTGCCGGCTCAGTTGTTGTACTGGCCCAACCGTCGCAGCTTTACTGGCGAACCGCTGGCAGAGCTGCATCTCCCGGGTTCGCCGCCGCTTTTGGAAGAAGTGCTGGCAAGGATTTTTCTCTGCGGGGCACGGCCTGCGGAGCGGGGGGAGTTCACGCTGCGTGCGTTTCTGGCTGGGCGAATTGATCTCGTTCAGGCCGAGGCGGTGTTGGGGGTCATCGACGCTGCTGATCCGAAAGAGCTCGAGACCGCGCTCTCGCAGCTTGGCGGTGGGATCTCGTTGAAGATCGCCCTGGCGCGCGAGCAACTGTTGCTGCATCTGGCCGATCTCGAAGCCGGTCTCGACTTCGTCGAAGAAGACATCGAATTCGTATCGCGGCCGGCGCTGCAGGCACGTCTCGACGAGGCGCTGCAACTCGTGCAGGGGCTGCTCAATCAGACCGCCGCGCGAATGCTGTCGACCGGCCGGCTGCGGGTCGTGCTGGCGGGGTTGCCGAATGCCGGCAAGAGCACATTGTTCAATCTGCTGTTGGGGGCCGATGCGGCGCTGGTGTCGCCTGTCGCCGGGACCACGCGGGATTATTTGACCGGGGTTTTGAACTGCGATGGAACGACGTGCGATCTGGTCGACACTGCCGGCTGGGAAACTGCCAGAGACGGCATCGAGGAAGCGGCGGCGCTGTTGCGGGAAGATCAGTTCGATCGCGCACAATTGATTGTGTGGTGTACCGCCGCCGACCTCACTTCCGAAATGGCAGCACTCGATGCACGGCTGCTGGAGCAGTGTCGAGCCGCTTGCGACAACGTGCTGCAGATCGCCACGAAGTCGGATCTTGCCGGCGAGAGTCGGGCGCAGTTGTTGTCAGTTTCAGCCGGACAGGGGAGTGGCATCGCGGAGCTGCGAAAGGAGATCGCGGGCCGGCTCTCGACAGCGGGAAGCGGTTCGGAGATCATCGGCAGCACGGCGGCCCGTTGCGAAGAAAGCCTGCGGCATGCATGGCTGGGAATCGAACGGGCTCGCGGACTGATTGACACTGCCGCAGGCGACGAACTGATCGCACTGGAGTTGCGGGAAGTGCTCGAACACCTGGGACGGATCGTAGGGCAGACGTATACCGATGATATCCTCGACCGCATCTTCAGCCGGTTCTGTATCGGCAAGTGA
- a CDS encoding DUF2294 domain-containing protein, with protein MATPRTQGEIEAAVCEGMTKFEQEFMGRGPQDIHTYLIGEMLVIRLQDVLTAAEKHLVRTLPPEKGRDLLKQVRTQLIELARPTLDAMIQQTTGAEIVSLHHDISTVTGEELVVFILSRSPTIREPKRRDRVETKNA; from the coding sequence ATGGCGACTCCCAGGACACAAGGCGAAATCGAAGCGGCCGTCTGCGAAGGCATGACGAAATTCGAACAGGAATTCATGGGCCGGGGTCCGCAGGACATCCACACCTACCTGATCGGCGAGATGCTCGTGATTCGCCTGCAAGACGTGCTGACCGCGGCCGAAAAACACCTGGTCCGCACGCTTCCGCCTGAAAAAGGCCGCGACCTGCTGAAACAGGTGCGAACGCAGCTCATCGAACTCGCCCGACCGACACTGGATGCGATGATCCAGCAAACCACCGGTGCCGAGATCGTCAGCCTGCACCACGACATCAGCACCGTCACCGGAGAAGAACTCGTCGTCTTCATCCTCTCCCGCTCCCCGACCATCCGCGAACCCAAACGCCGCGACCGCGTCGAGACAAAGAACGCTTAA